In Patescibacteria group bacterium, the following proteins share a genomic window:
- a CDS encoding site-specific integrase — protein sequence MDLPKLFRSYLESQKVSSVTIKNYVADINNFLNWLTKKTGIKYQVAGKGIFNLFNQQTIEEYKTDLIAKNTPLSTINRRLSALRKFGYLGLSQGWLNKNELSQVKNLRFSTKHPYQGVLIKFKRHLERQEASQITINNYLSDLRHFLSWLELKT from the coding sequence ATGGACCTGCCCAAACTCTTTCGCTCCTATCTTGAATCACAAAAGGTTTCTTCTGTCACCATCAAAAATTATGTGGCCGACATTAACAACTTTCTTAACTGGTTAACAAAGAAAACAGGAATCAAATATCAAGTCGCCGGTAAAGGAATTTTTAATCTTTTTAACCAACAAACAATTGAAGAATATAAAACTGATTTAATTGCCAAAAATACTCCCCTGTCGACGATCAACCGTCGTCTTTCAGCTCTAAGAAAATTTGGTTATCTTGGTCTTAGTCAAGGATGGCTAAATAAAAATGAGCTTTCTCAAGTAAAAAATCTTCGTTTTTCAACCAAACATCCCTACCAAGGAGTCCTCATTAAATTTAAAAGACATCTAGAAAGACAAGAAGCCAGTCAAATAACCATTAATAACTATCTTTCAGATTTAAGGCACTTTTTAAGTTGGTTGGAATTAAAAACGTAG
- a CDS encoding YfhO family protein produces MKEIKRITKLIPFLLIIIAIVFNLWTLVPELYIQSDLNDNIFQLGLINRMNQVWEEGNFLDLIDHWVPNWADGYPLPFYYSHLPHLVTVASYKLIEPFLPLQFFDYFHLLQYLILVFTPLAFYIGARKFCFSKLTSGLIALFSSQLLTDGLYGIDVSSYVWRGYGLSLQALSVFFLPLALGFTWQAVKENKKYLVAIGFLVACLASHLATGYIGLLSCLLIPLALVKLPKRNWLSSWQKVISKPKCISLIKNYMRLLIVFSITFIFLSYWFIPLFLNNQYHAVSFWDPPSKWFSYGFESVINLFLNGDLLDFGRLPILTFLTILGFLIAAFRAQKPRHRFFFFLFPFWLILFFGKPFFGDLINLFPLLKDYHLHRFIIGVHLASIFLIGIGLNWLITRILRLKFSPDINISLCIVVILIISLPVFRQTYNYLDLNREWLPGANQEFIEDWANLGKIVQKLNELPRGRIYAGRPGNWGRSFKAGPTPVYMALSARGFEIGGFLPETWSLNSDPEQFFNEQLPEHYNLYNIRYLVSPLDYSVPSFAEEIISYGNYKLSEIETTGYFDLGYSDLNVLSSKENLFNITRSWIISPWVKQKQFPALILKGQSDASWQIKMTDEANYQALNQEFNLFVSPVFNQEQPFKINPQGKILQEEINFQEYEASIEIDEACQDCLIVFKMTYHPNWQATIDNQPVQKIMVFPSFMATKVNPGKHQISFKYQPALIKPLLLTLAIVTLIIFLRLKKRLLSNRLFT; encoded by the coding sequence ATGAAAGAAATAAAAAGAATAACCAAATTAATCCCTTTTCTTCTAATCATCATCGCCATTGTCTTCAACCTCTGGACTTTGGTACCAGAACTTTATATTCAATCTGACCTCAATGACAATATCTTTCAACTTGGTCTAATTAACCGAATGAATCAGGTTTGGGAAGAAGGTAATTTTTTAGATTTGATTGACCATTGGGTGCCCAACTGGGCTGATGGTTATCCTCTGCCTTTTTATTACTCCCATTTACCCCATTTAGTCACAGTGGCGAGTTACAAACTTATTGAACCTTTTCTGCCCCTCCAATTCTTTGATTATTTTCATCTTCTCCAATATCTAATCCTTGTTTTTACTCCTCTGGCTTTTTATATTGGTGCTCGAAAATTCTGTTTCTCAAAATTAACTTCTGGCTTAATTGCTCTGTTTTCCTCCCAACTTTTAACTGATGGTCTTTACGGAATTGATGTCTCAAGCTATGTTTGGCGAGGCTACGGCCTTTCTTTACAAGCTTTAAGTGTTTTCTTCTTACCTTTGGCCCTTGGTTTTACTTGGCAAGCTGTCAAAGAAAATAAAAAATATCTGGTGGCAATTGGCTTTCTTGTCGCCTGTCTAGCTTCTCACCTCGCCACTGGTTATATTGGTCTTCTTTCTTGCTTGTTAATCCCTTTGGCCTTAGTCAAACTGCCTAAGAGAAACTGGCTTTCCTCTTGGCAAAAAGTCATTTCTAAACCTAAATGCATAAGTTTAATTAAGAACTATATGCGTCTTTTGATTGTTTTCTCAATTACATTTATCTTCCTTTCCTACTGGTTCATACCCTTGTTTCTCAACAATCAATATCATGCTGTTAGTTTCTGGGACCCACCCAGTAAGTGGTTTTCTTATGGATTCGAGAGTGTTATCAATCTTTTCCTTAATGGTGATTTACTAGACTTTGGCCGCTTACCTATCCTAACCTTCTTAACTATTCTTGGCTTCCTGATTGCGGCTTTTCGCGCTCAAAAGCCCAGGCATCGCTTTTTCTTTTTTCTTTTTCCTTTCTGGCTAATTCTCTTTTTTGGCAAACCGTTTTTTGGAGACTTAATTAACCTCTTTCCCTTATTAAAGGACTATCATCTTCATCGTTTCATTATTGGTGTCCATCTAGCCAGTATTTTTCTTATTGGTATTGGCCTTAATTGGCTAATTACAAGAATTCTGAGGCTTAAATTTTCTCCTGATATAAATATATCTTTATGTATCGTTGTAATTCTTATTATTTCTTTACCTGTCTTTCGCCAAACCTACAATTACCTTGATTTGAACAGAGAATGGCTTCCAGGAGCCAATCAAGAATTTATTGAAGATTGGGCTAACTTAGGCAAAATAGTCCAGAAGCTCAATGAGCTTCCCCGAGGACGAATTTACGCTGGTCGACCAGGCAATTGGGGCCGAAGTTTTAAAGCAGGACCGACACCAGTCTATATGGCTCTCTCTGCCCGTGGTTTTGAAATTGGTGGCTTCTTGCCAGAAACTTGGTCCCTCAACTCTGATCCTGAACAATTCTTTAATGAACAATTACCAGAGCACTACAATCTCTATAATATTCGCTATTTGGTTAGCCCCCTTGATTATTCAGTCCCTTCTTTTGCTGAAGAAATTATTAGTTATGGCAACTACAAACTCTCTGAAATTGAAACAACTGGCTATTTTGACCTAGGTTACTCTGATCTTAATGTTCTCAGTTCAAAAGAAAACCTTTTTAACATTACTCGTTCTTGGATTATTTCTCCTTGGGTAAAACAAAAACAATTCCCCGCCTTAATCTTAAAAGGCCAATCAGATGCCAGTTGGCAAATTAAAATGACTGATGAAGCTAATTATCAAGCCCTTAATCAAGAATTTAATCTCTTCGTAAGTCCAGTCTTTAATCAAGAACAACCTTTTAAAATCAACCCTCAAGGAAAAATTTTACAAGAAGAGATAAACTTCCAAGAATATGAGGCTAGTATTGAAATTGACGAAGCATGCCAAGATTGTTTAATTGTTTTTAAAATGACTTACCACCCTAACTGGCAAGCAACTATCGATAATCAACCTGTCCAAAAAATAATGGTCTTCCCGAGCTTTATGGCCACCAAAGTTAACCCTGGAAAACACCAAATTTCTTTTAAATATCAACCAGCTCTCATTAAACCCCTTCTTCTAACCTTAGCAATCGTCACGCTTATTATTTTCCTTCGCCTAAAAAAACGCCTGCTCTCGAACCGCCTCTTTACCTAA